In Leptotrichia buccalis C-1013-b, the genomic window CTCGTTTATATCCAGCAAAAAGCCCTTTTTCCAACCCAAGTATATTACTCGAAATTCCAATAACAGGTTTTTTCATATTATCCTCCCAATTATAAATATTTATATAATTTAATCATATATTTTTTTATTAGTCAAATATTTATATTCTTATTGACAAAGTAAAATATTTTTATTTCCCTTATTGGACTTTTTCCCTTATTTCCTGTATAATACCAATATAAAGCATCAGTTTTACAGAAAGGAAAAATTTATGTTACATTTTGCAAATGATTATACGCAAGGAGCCTGTCAAGAGATTTTGGATGCGATTGTGAAAACTAATTTTGAGGATTTAGCAGGGTATGGGGCTGATAGATATTGTGAAAGTGCGAAAGCAAAAATTAGGAAAGTTTGTGAAGTGAAGAATGCGGACGTGCATTTTTTGACTGGTGGAACACAGGCTAATGCGGTTGTGATTAATTCGATGCTGGAGTCTTATGAAGGTGTAATTGCGGCTGAAACAGGGCATATTGCGATACATGAGGCTGGAGCGATTGAATTTACAGGGCATAAGGTTTTGACATTGCCACACCATAGCGGGAAAATTGATGTTAATGAGCTGAAGGAATATTTACATACATTTTATGCAGACGAAAATCACGAACATATGGTTTTTCCTGGAATGGTTTATATTTCACATCCAACAGAATATGGAACTTTGTACTCGAAAAAAGAGCTGATAGAAATTTCAAAGACTTGTAAAAAATACGAGATTCCGTTGTTTTTGGATGGAGCAAGGCTGGTATACGGGCTTATGGCAAAAGATACGGATGTTACACTTCCAGATATTGCACAGCTTTGTGATGTTTTTTATTTTGGAGGGACAAAAGCTGGAGCATTGCTTGGAGAAGCAGTTGTTTTTACCAAAAATAACACACCAAAGAATTTTGTAACAAGGATAAAGCAACATGGGGCATTACTTGCTAAGGGACGGCTACTTGGAGTACAGTTTGACACATTATTTTCAAATGATTTGTACAAAAGGATTGGAAAACATACTATAAATTTATCTGAAAAATTAAAAAATATTTTACACGAAAAAAATTACAGATTTTATCTTGAATCA contains:
- a CDS encoding threonine aldolase family protein; its protein translation is MLHFANDYTQGACQEILDAIVKTNFEDLAGYGADRYCESAKAKIRKVCEVKNADVHFLTGGTQANAVVINSMLESYEGVIAAETGHIAIHEAGAIEFTGHKVLTLPHHSGKIDVNELKEYLHTFYADENHEHMVFPGMVYISHPTEYGTLYSKKELIEISKTCKKYEIPLFLDGARLVYGLMAKDTDVTLPDIAQLCDVFYFGGTKAGALLGEAVVFTKNNTPKNFVTRIKQHGALLAKGRLLGVQFDTLFSNDLYKRIGKHTINLSEKLKNILHEKNYRFYLESPTNQQFIIIENTKMEELAKNVSFSFWEKYDENHTVIRFVTSWATTEKDLDELIKLL